gcggaccggccgcctcggcgtatgggatcgcccaaacaacatatacacctatccatacagaaagaccctaacccacaaacatgtccacagacctctaaacagaccgacacaATCATATGACGGgccagggccccgccgtacccatgaacgaatatatacaaatgcactaataaatatatataccaaaagtataagctccggaaagagaggagcactccgaatagcagaaagggtgtcctaaacaggtggatcaccaggctgtgcgtccgtacctgcgggcatgaaatgcagcccccggagaagggggtcagtacgaaatatgtactgagtatgcaaagcagaaggtacagaaataaatctgaacaataatcgaatcagatatatagaaaataatacatatcaaaaaaaaaatatcaaaatgtttatttccaaagtataaattatgcatagggcacaggaaaatgtggtcgcccgcctgtcgatggtgccacaacacagcataacaccagaaagtttcaaatctccgaatccccgtcacacatcacaacacagcataacgccaaacacagcataacgccaaacataagtggaacccggccctcgagcgaggagcacggtgaaccataatcacagcataacaccggaatgtatcacaaagcgcacgacaacagaaccggcccgggaaccggtgaacgatatcacagtatgcacgagcggagtagtgaggaatcatatgcataaaatcattattataaatctgaaggataagtaaaatagtcatattcgaaatcggaataataattatcactttttgtttcaaagttgtcgaatttcaaaaagggcgtcgcgggacccacggacgagtatagacccgaactgagcccgcctatgaaaaacatactcattttatatcatacaaactcctacgaaaatttcaaagcaatccgagcttttctgaggaaattatgggcgtttgaagttttggaatcgctaaagaatgaactttaaaacaaaaatcagctttcatgtaatctttacaaattatggattccaagaacataaggatcaatgttttgccatgacaaggcaaggatgccaaagaacaaatgcgattcataaacatgctcggattgtgagaatagagtttcctcgaggcttatatcatagcctattttaactaaggcatgccgaagaaggaagattactttacatacctcaaacgctctccaatacgatccaaactcaagctaaatccaacctatgattcgggctgcccacgatctataaacaagccataaaatgccaaacattagctaaagactctttgggcattaaattccaatttcgcccttaattctacagaaatttgggcagcatttcccctgtaaataggctaccccgagaatttaactcggccgtatcaatcaacaacaacaacaacaaccaacctaacaacattaataatcaatctgaaaggtaatacaacaataataactctcttttccatcattcatcaactttcataaattcaattcgacgacttaccttcaagccaaaatcgacgcttatacgctcacatactaacccgaacccataccaaaaacatttcaagacattctaagcaatttatacaatttttccaacaatccataaattttcccaagctacccgaaatagcccctaaccgagacagcccccctaactttttcttcatttccaaatcatggttcgtatctacaatttacattctaacaatgctattttcatcaatacacaatttacattaaatgtacaacaacttccaaatcagtccgcaatatttacaacatcaatttgagtcaataaactttcatttccaacatagaattcatggcgacgacgactaaacaataagcgatactaattcaattcttagcacataaggtgacccattttcggctaacactacacatatacatatatggatgattctcaattgttcttcaccttacaatgatcataatcaactaactaggcattaattcataatttcaatcacaacacaacaacacccatttacacggctcaagctccacatacacaactcacctccaacatttcatatttcatgattttcctccattataacatactacaagatacaaacaacctttataacacaaaagcaagatcaactcttacctatcctcttcaattccacaaaatgctagggtttccaatggatgaaaaataatgggttgatcgctccaacgacactcccacgctacttagggacctcaaaatagtgggtttgtaccaaggaaataattttggaagagcaAGAAATGGGAgtggatttttccttgggctggcCGAGAGCCCCCTTATTGTGGTGCTcttcaattccttttttttttaagagttggAGTGAAGTGAAATGAAGTGGTCATCTTTTTAACAATGCAAGACTTAGTCAAGGGTGCCTTGGCCCACATAATGAGTTGTTCCACTTAGAAGATGACACAAAGTTGTGTGGGcaccacatggaatttgtggatgacTTTCCACTTCAAATTTTATCACCTTTTGTaccaaattttcctaattgttccataccaataaattcatgcacaacttatatctcaaaataaattcgaaggtcaagaatcccgactttgtatcccaaaataattttgtccttagcttatcataaataaattcGGATTATTCCACTTataaaaatacgggttctaacactACTAATTCTGGTTGAAGGCAAAGATCaggtaaaaagaaaagaaaagagatggCGAAGCAACTAGCTAGAATTGCTAATCTTATAGATCGATATGAGCAAAAGCGAGCCCTTAATTTAATTTCCGCCCGACTCATGTAATCCTCAGGGAGATGCCTTATGTTTCGTTATACATCTGGAGCTTTCTGGAaatcattccttttttttttttttttttgtgagattGACATTTTATTATTGTGGTATTGCATGATGAACTTTACTGTACCTAACAGCTTCTTTGTCTGGTAAAATATGACTAACCATATTTTGCATATTTGCTGTTCTTTTTTTATGAATTTAGATACAAATTCGGCTGGTCTAATTGAATATAGGGCTCATCCTTCTGGTTTCAGAAGTATTGCCCATCACATGAAAAAGATGGGACACCTCGTTGTTGCAGTTGTGAGAGAATGGAGATTAGTTGCTACTATACTACTGCTACATTTTTCATTTTGGGTTTTGACATGGTTTTTAAGGATGTAATGTGCATATCCGTCTTAGCAGAATGAATAGGAAAATTATAAGACatgaatattttttttcttgttcttgttgAATGATGTTAGGATTTCTAATTTTGGTAGCCCGTAGATGCCAGATATCTGATACTTGATGTCGATGATGATAGGAAACTGTGTCAAGAGTGCTCTCTGCAATAATGGATATAAACTATATGGGTTCAATCTTAAGATTCTTAGCATTGCacctattatatttttaaaggTTATATCTACTATTTAGTGCAATTTTAGCAATTTTTAACACATAATTTATGCTCCGCATCAAAAGTTAGGGGTTCTCCTACCTAGAGTGCTAGATACGCTAACTCATGAATGTCAACCCCTTTGTCTTGAGATACAAGAATTCTACGAAGGTTTAAATAAGAAAGTAGAGTAGCAAATTCCTTTGCTTATAGTTGAAAGACAAGCCTTAAATGAAGCAATCGAAGGAGGAAAGAATGCGAGACATATGCTCATTTTATCTATTTCCTAAGACACTTTACAATCACAGGTCGAGAAAAGCTGTTATTTAACCTCCAACTTTCATTCATTTGTCTTGAAAGGGGTCATCATCACATGCCTTAGACTCGAGGAAATAAATGAACAGTACAGAGGCCACAGCTAAGTCTAAACTTTAGAAATAAGAAACAAAAAGTTCACTGCAGGAACTAGTCTAAACATAACATATAAGCACTAAATCATTTTTTTTCGAAGTTCTCTAGTTTTGTACATCTGACTGGATTTTGATTAAGGTAGATATAATTTCTGCTGCACTTGGTCTTCTTTCAGGTTCCGTCACCAAGCAAGCTACACACAGTTTCACCAATCGAAGCACGAGATCAGTTTGTTGAATTATGTAACCAAGGGGGTGCTTAACTTCTAGCCTTGTATCTGttagttcttgaatcttagattGTTCATCCATAATTCCAAGCACTGTCTCTGATAAGAGTAATTCTTTTCCATCCTGCTCGAAAACTGCCCCTTTTCCTGTAATTATCTCCAACAGAACGATTCCAAATGCATAGATATCTATCTTGGGAGTAACCTGACCAGTTTGAAGGTACTCAGGTGCCAAGTAGCCATTTCTTCCCTCGGCGAATTTCATAGATGAACTTGTCTTTCCCTCACAGTCAGCTGATCTTGCCAAGCTAAAATTTGAAATCTTGGCCCTTAGATCTCTGTTAAGTAAGATTCTGTTACTGCTAATGTTATTGTGCACATAAGCTGGAGCTGTGAAGTTATGAATGTAATCTAGACCATCAGCGATATCTAAGGCAATACAAATTCTGCAGTTCCAGCTCTGAGCCTCCAGGTTATCATCCTTGAAAAGCCATTCTTTTAAAGATCCATTTTCCATGAACTCAAAAACAAGATAGGATAGTTGATGATGCTTACATACACCAGTGAGGCTGATTAAATTGAAATGATTGATCTTTGCATGGAATTTAACCTCTTTATATATGTCTGTCCTCATCTCCTTGATGGCCAGCAGTTTTCCTCTAAGGACCCCTTTATAAACATAATTACTAAGTCTTCTTCGCGAGCTGAAGTTTTCAGTTGCAGCCACCAGTTCTTCAAATTCATAGACTTTAATCATTTGATCCATACCAACTATATTTTCCAGGACATGTTCTGGTAAATTCCAGTTTTGTTTCCCTTCTCTTCCTTTCCCAAGCACTTCACATCTTTCGTTCTCCTTTTTGTGTTTTAAGACAATGAACAAGGTAAAACAGAGAACTGCAAGGGAAACACCAATTCCTACCCCAATAAAAAGACTGATGTACGATATTTTGTGCTTAGAAGGGTAAAAGATTTCAGTCTGTGCTCTCTTAATAGTCCTTGTTTGGAAGCTTGAAGGTTCTTTTGGTAGAGGAATCAATATAGTTGTGAAAGGATTAAGAACTGAATTTTCAGATAATCCATTTGCATATGCTGTACTTTGACTACTGACACTGAACTGCGCGCTAATGGTAGAAACGTTGCCCCCCCAAGTAACCAAATAAGTTACCAGATATTTCACACCATTTCTTGTTTGATCCCTTGTAGGACAGGCACATCTGAGTGGTACCCGCAAATTTAGACCCAGAACCAGATCCAGTGTATTGTAGATATTTTCATGTACAAGGGCACTGCAAGTAGACAACCCCTGATACGTGTTGTTCGCGATAGTAAAATAGGTATCATATTTGCTTGGTATAACATAAGAGGTGTCAGCCCGATAGTACTGACCTGAACATGAACAATTTACTGGAACTATAAGTTCTTGGTTCTGATCCAAGAATTCAGACCTTGAGATGTTGTTGATGTGGACAATCTCATCAGGGTCCGAAGATAGGAGTTTTGAGATGGAAGAAACTGAATTATAAGGAGTGTGTGATCTAAAAATCAGGAATGCTCGACAGGAGTGCTTTTCACCATTGCAAGAATACAGAAACGAAGCTGTAGTTCCTGTTCCATTGATTCCTTTACAACTCATGACAGTATTGCCCGTATAATTTTGTTGGGCATAGATAATTGAAGCTACAATGGTGAAAATTATGAAAACGATAAGCAGAAAATCACCCATGGTATGCTATTGGCTCAGAGTGACCCAATGGCATCTGAGAAAGTTGAGGAATGGTTACTGTAATTCAAGTGAAAACATAAAATTTCTTCAATGTAAAGTCAACATCATATGTCATTGACATATGAAGCCACCACATTGATGCAGACCACTTATGAAGTGAAGCAATATTCTAGTTAAATGACCCTTTCATCTAACAACTATTGCAGCCTTCCACATTTAACAACTATTAAATAATTAGCATATAACGGAAGTTTGAAAACGGTGATTCATGCAATATTTGCAAATTGCACTATTGTCTAATACAATTTGTATGGCATCATCAACTGTTGACCTTGCTTGATGAGCGGGTGTATAGTGTGTAATTTTTGCTTTATATAGTCTTGCAAGAAACTAAGATGCAGCTGCTTATAAAGGTGTTGTCCATCATAAGTTGAGGAATAAACAATTTATCCTGAAAATTGAATATGCCACAATAAATTGTTTACTTAAGCAAACTAAGATAGCAAGCTGTAACTTGATCACAAACTTAATCTAGACAACAACTACTATGCCCAATTCTAAGCAAGTTGGATCGACTATTTGAGTCCTCATTGTCCATATTACTCCATTTAACCAGATTTTAGTCAAAAATTGATCACAACTTAATATACCAATCGTAAATCATTTGATTACAAGAAGCTGAGTATACGTTAATCGCATTATCCCAGGGATACTTGCTTTCTATTCAAGGGCCAAAAAATaaacaataagaataataataatactagccTGTTGGCCTTTTTAAACAAGTCAAATTAGATTAAATTAAATAAGTAGCCAGCCGGCCTTGCCTTCATTTTGCTCCCAGATATGTATTTAATCATTGGGTTTGAATGCTACTAGTCAACGTTTCCACTTTTATCATCTTCTTGACCACGTACCCatgccatcatcatcatcatcatgtgcaaAAGCCTTCATATACTTTATGGTTATTGATCAGTGAATTCTAGAACTCAACGATGATTTTATTAATAATTAGTTTTCAGCCGGCTAGACTAGTCAATGTTGCGGCATCAGTAGGAGCATACAAATAGGTATATTCCTTCAATCAGTTATCTTTTGCTTGATACTTGATTGATTTTCAGCTGAATCTACAGCTTCAACATGACATTATAAAACAGGTTACACAGCACACAATTGCTTGTTAACCTGTTGTGTTCACAAGTTGTATAGCTACCATCAGTATGAGATTCAAAAACAAAAGACAGGGCCAGTGATCCATTGTCACTGTAAAGTGAAGCCACCAACTTGCCGCCTTGATCCATGGTAGGTTTACTCCTGTTTCATATATTGTTTGAGAGGTTTACCAGTTACCAGGATCTTTATTATGTAGAAAATCGCTTTGTTTATTAGTTAAAGCAAGGACGTGTTTACCGCCTTGAATATACCTGGAGCATAAGGAGGACTACAGGCATTACACAAAACAA
Above is a genomic segment from Lycium barbarum isolate Lr01 chromosome 12, ASM1917538v2, whole genome shotgun sequence containing:
- the LOC132623371 gene encoding protein LYK5-like, with product MGDFLLIVFIIFTIVASIIYAQQNYTGNTVMSCKGINGTGTTASFLYSCNGEKHSCRAFLIFRSHTPYNSVSSISKLLSSDPDEIVHINNISRSEFLDQNQELIVPVNCSCSGQYYRADTSYVIPSKYDTYFTIANNTYQGLSTCSALVHENIYNTLDLVLGLNLRVPLRCACPTRDQTRNGVKYLVTYLVTWGGNVSTISAQFSVSSQSTAYANGLSENSVLNPFTTILIPLPKEPSSFQTRTIKRAQTEIFYPSKHKISYISLFIGVGIGVSLAVLCFTLFIVLKHKKENERCEVLGKGREGKQNWNLPEHVLENIVGMDQMIKVYEFEELVAATENFSSRRRLSNYVYKGVLRGKLLAIKEMRTDIYKEVKFHAKINHFNLISLTGVCKHHQLSYLVFEFMENGSLKEWLFKDDNLEAQSWNCRICIALDIADGLDYIHNFTAPAYVHNNISSNRILLNRDLRAKISNFSLARSADCEGKTSSSMKFAEGRNGYLAPEYLQTGQVTPKIDIYAFGIVLLEIITGKGAVFEQDGKELLLSETVLGIMDEQSKIQELTDTRLEVKHPLGYIIQQTDLVLRLVKLCVACLVTEPERRPSAAEIISTLIKIQSDVQN